The sequence GGGGAAGTGGACGCCGGAGAGCAGGAAGGGGTACAACCTCCTCGACGCGGTGAGCAGGCACACGATCCAGGTGTACCCGGGGTCGTGGACGGCGATCATGCTGACGTTCGACAACGCGGGGATGTGGAACCTGCGGTCGGAGATCTGGGAGAGGCACTACCTCGGCCAGCAGCTCTACATCAGCGTCGTGTCGCCGGCGCGGTCGCTGCGTGACGAATACAACATGCCCGATAACGCATTCCGCTGCGGCGCGGTCGTCGGGCTCCCGCTCCCTCCGTTGTACGTTTGAGCGCGGCGCCGTGAGCAACCAGCGAGCCCtgccaagaagaagaagaagatgatcttatGTTTGGTTAATTTTGAAGCATGGTTGGCTGGTTGTGATGTAACCTGGAGCTCTCTCAATAGTAATGGAAAACTTTATTCAATTGATCTTTATATTTGGTTACTTTTGAAGCTTGGTTTGTTATTAGTAACTTAATATGTGGCTTGAATTTTTCCGTGAACATTGATAttaacacattcaaatttttagtcacattttatttttccttgaaTCTGAATTTAATTATTGCTATCAATTTCAAGTTTGTTAATGGAATCACCTACATATCCACTTTCAGTTGTGTACGtaattattaacaaaaaaaaatgctacatatatatacatcaaaaatggatataaatattacttttttttttccccgctaattttatcatttttttaatattgaaaatttgtACTCAACTTTTGGGCTTAGGAGTAGCAATTTTCAGACCATTATCCCTGGATTGCATTAAAATGAAGATATAGAATTTGGTGTGGAACTTTTAGATGCAGGCTACAAATGCTTGTAACAAGATTGGTTTGGGGTAAAGACTTTATATggaattttactaaaaatttttacattaCCATGTAAGAGGATAaagttaaaagtttaattttatacagatccctataaatatcaaaaagcaaatgtatccctacaaaatttaagttataaaatttattcatttAAAAGTTCTCTGGTTGTAATTATATCTTTCCAAAAATTCTTtgatttgtaaatatattctttCAAAAGTTTTAGTTCGTTCATATATGTCCCTATCGTTTGATTcatgattaatttttttaaaaatagatgcataaaatgactattttgtctttataaatttactcttgtaaaaaaatttattttttttctctcctcacTTTTTGCCGCAGCGTATGCGGCGTACCTTATTTTTATCGCGATAGAGGATCTCGCCTTCGATGTTGCTGCCGTCAAGGCCTCATCATTGTCATAGATAAAGAGAAGAGGATGGAAtggaattcaaattatatatataaaagataagaaaagttATTATACCCCTTAATTATGGTTAACTTTTTTAACTCatgattatttaaattttagtaacaaaataatatatttatagacGGAAGGGCTTTTAAAGAAATAatctgataatttaaattttataaaaataaatttattacgtAATACCTTTGAAAGAAGCCATATCCCATATACAATTATCCCCAAAAAtgaattacaataatttattttttattttttattttttcatcacTTTTCCTCTCATATTTGACTTCGTCGTTCCGCAGGGCAAATTGAATGATGGCATTTTGGAAAAgtaaaattatgaataaatttaatttatgacgaattaaataaaaataattgaatgATGGCATTTTGGAAAAgtaaaattatgaataaatttaatttatgataaattaaataaaaataaatatttacagtCGAAAATAATTTTACCATAGCACAGCATTAATCAAGATCCAGCCAGTGCCGTCTCCGATGGCATTTTCCTTGTAGTACAGCTTGATCtgattttttgttaaaattttaaaatttacttaatgttattttttaattttttcacattatttttataaatatatattgttgcctatttaataaataatgataTGATTTTGATAAGAATTatgcaaaatttgaatattatataCATCCTATTAGagagaagaagacaacaatcaacaaaaaaaaaaaaggaggaatcATGTGGATTCCTCTTTAAGGTAACACTTGCACCATATAGGATGTATCTTAAATCAATTTTGTTGTAccatgtaaaataaaaaaaattctaactaaaATTGGTACGATATTCAtattaaaataacaatttttttaaaaaaatgtatcgTACTAGTATGCAATATTGTAAtgtgaaagttttttttatcataCATTGCACATGGAATGTGTAATAACTGTAATAGAAAAAACTTTCAGTAAAGTTTAGTGACACGGCACGCCCCACTCCCATTGCGGGCTTAGCGGCCCATGGGCCATCCGAACCCGTTTTACACCCGCATCTCCACACGGATATATTCCAAtccaattttattatattttgcgAGACAGTAAAGAGCCTAATCAGAAGGCATAATAATATAGTTActtcatattaaaataaaatcttttaaaaaaaatttcgttgCTGTACtcacttgaaatatttaatatttatttatttttatataaaataactgttataaaaataacttgttTACGAGGAAAATGCGCGCATTTCTCCATATGCTTCTACTCTTAAATTCTTTTTGGGTCAAACGCGCCCATAGAGGAGGAATTCAATTGGATAGTAATCCTCCGCACAAAATAACTTTACACACCGCGATCACATCAttcattttgaaaaaaaaaaagaatctgaATTTTTTGTGCGTAGAGCAAGCACGATAATCATTAGAGACATACAATTTGGGCATTTGATGCAGACGAGCTCCGCATTCCTACCTCACATGGGCGGTTGAATCGTCCCGAGCACAGAAATTTTCACAATTTCTGCAACAAAAAAGGTGGAATCAACCAAAAGCATGGTGTTAGACAACCCTGAGATCTAAGATTCCTAAATTTTCCAGTTGCAAACACATAAACTACAATTACAACAGTTTGCAGGAATGGATTCCATCATTCATTTATTTGATTGTACATAAATTCGGAGAATATACACGAATTATCAAGTGACTTTctattttcttataaaaatatagtagcaaaATAAGAATAAACCTTGGTGAGTTCTATATAGTCTTAAGGTTTGGTTGTAAATATTATGCTGGCTCTTGCGGCCGCATTGCATTCACAAAAGACAGCTAAAAGGGTGTCGAAAACTGCGTaagggtttcttttttttctttcttaagaaACAAAATAAGGGCTTGTTAGGAGGTCTAAAACGAAAAAAGACCAGTTCTACCGAACTTGGTTCAAGAGCGAAGGTTAtcacttgtagagagagaacTGTTGAAGATGAGAAGCATCAGTTGCGCTGAGATGCTCGCACCCTGCAATCTTATCCCAAGGGTTTTTACAATGCTTCTGCAGTTCTGTGTACCTCTCCATGTTAAAATGGTGCTTCTCAAGCAGCTTTTTCTGTCTAGAAGTGAAGAGCCTTTCCATGAAATCTTGGTAAGTTGGATCCCGCGATGTAATTAGGAAATAAGCATATCCAACAAGAAGGCCGGTCGTCGTTGTGAAGAATGCTATTGGTTCCATGACATCCCATGAGAATTCCCAAAATGTGAGCCGAAAGAAGAGCCCGACCTGAGTGatgagaaaccctaaccctgacCATAGAATTCGTCGGACCTGCTTGTGGGCAAGCTTATCGATCTCTTCCTTCTTCAATTGCAGCTGCTTCAGCTCCTCTTTCCTTGGATCATTTTCTGGTGTGAGCGCAAGGGGCACGGCTCTTCTCACCAAATCCACAACCTAGCAAAAGACACATATGGTTCCACATCATAAGCTTTGGAGCATAAGAAACAATAGgtaaaaacataaatttactATATTTCAAAAGATTAAGTAACGGAAAGTTTCACAATGTTACAACATATTCCATTAAAAAAGTAAGAATTACTGTTAAGATATGGCAGAGAAGAGTCTTAAATCAAACTAAAGGTTAggcaataattaataataataatataataataataaataaataaacagtaCCAGCATATAAAGTAAACCGGCAATGGTCAAAAAAATGTGCACTCCTCGGACTCAGGCGAATAGTAAGTTTTCAACTTCGCTGGGAAGTTATGGTGTCATTTTATAATCCAATCTTTAAGATAATATGCTCTGAGCTTGGAGACTACTAAAAACTTTTAATGGCTTTTAGAAGTTAAGTTGTCAAAAGCACCACTCAGACTAGTAGGTGATCTGTCTACGTGCTTATAAGACAGATTGCTAGCGAGCACCAATTTGGCACCCTTTGATAGATTGGTGTACTATCAGGTTACTGCTTCGTTTTCAATATTATGACTACCATCTAGTAGCACTATTTTGCTACATATTGTTTCAGGAAAAAGAAAgttaaatgaaaagaaaaacaacaagaTCTCTCTGtgtaaattatttttggaaCATGTGATAATCTCTTACTACAAGGACAAGAAGGTAAGAGTCAATAAGGATTAAATGGAAAAGGATAAGACctctttcaaataaaatttttatggaACAGGGACACGTCACAAAATCTTGTTTATCATAACAGCACCGTATTGTTCCTTTtctatgtttctctcttttcagTAATTGTTTTGGACGATACTTTGAGGAGATGACACAGGTAACTGGAACGTCTTGGAACCTGATTTCTTACAATAAAGGAAAAGTGAAACGTGTAATCTGCAATTTTTAGCCCACGCAAGAGAGTAAAATGCTAACATCCTCGACAATCATATATCCATAAATAAAGTACCCTATGGTAATCACTTACCACATCCGCAATGAATTATGGAAGTACTAACTTCCAGTAAAGGCCTTATCATCTCTTCACAT is a genomic window of Ananas comosus cultivar F153 linkage group 13, ASM154086v1, whole genome shotgun sequence containing:
- the LOC109719729 gene encoding calcium uniporter protein 6, mitochondrial-like isoform X2, encoding MWWRSSSRALLRALAGAPACPRGRRWGAERPIRRPWIHLTSLSSSSSSSASPASGGGAGEEVTTAEARRLMRLVNVEALKRRLGEGGGEVIGYTELLAACEGVGVARTRAEAEAFARVLDEAGVVLLFRDKVYLHPDKVVDLVRRAVPLALTPENDPRKEELKQLQLKKEEIDKLAHKQVRRILWSGLGFLITQVGLFFRLTFWEFSWDVMEPIAFFTTTTGLLVGYAYFLITSRDPTYQDFMERLFTSRQKKLLEKHHFNMERYTELQKHCKNPWDKIAGCEHLSATDASHLQQFSLYKNCENFCARDDSTAHVR
- the LOC109719729 gene encoding calcium uniporter protein 6, mitochondrial-like isoform X1, whose amino-acid sequence is MWWRSSSRALLRALAGAPACPRGRRWGAERPIRRPWIHLTSLSSSSSSSASPASGGGAGEEVTTAEARRLMRLVNVEALKRRLGEGGGEVIGYTELLAACEGVGVARTRAEAEAFARVLDEAGVVLLFRDKVYLHPDKVVVDLVRRAVPLALTPENDPRKEELKQLQLKKEEIDKLAHKQVRRILWSGLGFLITQVGLFFRLTFWEFSWDVMEPIAFFTTTTGLLVGYAYFLITSRDPTYQDFMERLFTSRQKKLLEKHHFNMERYTELQKHCKNPWDKIAGCEHLSATDASHLQQFSLYKNCENFCARDDSTAHVR